The sequence GGAGCGGGCGATCTGCCGGCTCGCCGCCCGAACCCTGCTGGACGCGGGCGAGGTGCCGTCGTTCTTCCCCACCGGCCATCGCGCACCGGACCGCCAGTATCTGGAGCGGAGCAAGTTCCAGGCTGGGCGCACCCAGGACAGCGCCCTGCGCACCCTGCCACCGGCCGACCTCGCGGGCTCCGACCAGCCGCTGCCCGGCGATCTCGCGCTCCCCGCCGGCCCGTTGCCCGCGCGCTCACTGCACCAGGCCTTCACCGCACGGGTGTCGGCCCGCGGCCCGCTGCTCGGGCCGTTGTCCGCCGCCACCCTCGGCACCCTGCTCTGGTCCTGTCACGCCGAGAGCCACCGCACCGAGCAGCGGCTGCCCGACGGCACCACGCGCACGGTCGCGCACCGCCCTTACCCGAGTGCCGGCGCGCTCTACACCGCCCGGCTGCGGTTGATCGCCCTGGAGGTCGACGGGCTGCCGCCCGGCACCTACCAGTGCCTCCCCGAGCAGCGCGCGCTGCGACCGATCGGCCCGGCCCCCTCCGTCGCCGAACTCACCGCGCTCTCCTCCTACTTCTCGCGACCCGCCGATGATCCCGACCTCGTCGGCATCGACCAGGCGCCCGCCGTCCTGGGCCTGTATGTGGACTTCGGCCTGCTGCGGCGGCGCTACGGCCTGCGGGCGTTGCGCCTGGGCCTGTTGGAGGCCGGCCACCTGGCCCAGACGCTGCTGCTCGGCGCGACCGCGCTGGGACTGTCGAGCATCCCGCTGGCCGGCTTCCTCGACGACCTGGCCCACGAGCTGTTCTCCCTGGACGACCTGGACCAACCGCTCCAGTACCTGCTGCCGCTGGGGTCGGCTTCGACCGTACCGGTCATGGGCGATCTCGCCGACTGATCGCCTCCCGGTGGCGTCCACCGATGGGCGCAACCCCGCGCGCCGCTCGGCAGTTCCCCGATGAGCATGACGGAGGATGGCGGGGGAGCAGGTCCGCGCGGTCAGGGCGCGGTCCGACCGGGCCGCCGGGAGATGCGGGCACATGACGATCGATCGGCGGGGGTTTCTGTCGGCCCTGGGTCTCGGCGGCGCGCTGGCGGTGACGGGGACCGGCGGGGTGGCGCGGGCGGCAACCGGTGGGACGGCCCGCAGTGTTGTGCCGGTGCGGCCGGCCGTCGACGCACGGGGGCTGCGGGCCTCGGCCTGGCAGCGGCTACCCGGGGTCGCGCCCGAGCCGCCGGACTGGTCGGCCCTGAAAGCGCGGCTCGCGGGCCGACTGCTGCTGCCGCAGGACCAGGGGTACGGCACCGCCCGACTCGGCTACAACGAGCTGAACGACGGTCAGCTGCCCGCGGCGGTGGCCCGGTGCACCTCGGCGTCTGACGTGCAGGCGTGCCTGGACGCGGCTCGCGGGCACGGCGTGCCGATCGCCGCGCGCAGCGGTGGGCACAGCTATCTCGGGTACAGCGTGCCGAACGGCGGCCTGGTGATGGACCTGCGGCCGATGGCGCGGGTCCAGGTCCTGCCCGACGGGACGGCCCGGGTCGGCGCGGGCGCGCGGCTGATCGAGGTCTATGCGGCACTGGCGCAGGCCGGGCGGCTGCTGCCGGCCGGGTCCTGCCCGACGGTGGGCGTCGGCGGACTGACCCTGGGCGGCGGGATCGGAGTGCTGACCCGCAAGTACGGGCTGACCTGCGACCGGCTATCTGGACGCGATGAAGTACATGGCGGGCTGCGCCAACGACACCATCGCGCAGTGCCACCCGGTCTTCGAGGGCGGGCGGCTGCCCCGGGCCTCCTTCGTCGCCGTCTCCCGGATCCTGGACGGTCGACCCGCAGGGTGTGGCGGAGCTGATGACCGGGCACAGCGGGATCGACCTGCTGCTGGACGCCCTGGGCGGCGCGGTCGCCGAGCTCGCCCCGGACGCGACGGCGTTCCCGCACCGCTCGGCGCTCGCCTCGGCCCAGGTGTACGCGAGCGCCACCCCCGCCGACCGCGACACGACCACGGCCGCGGTGGACGCGATCCGGGACGGGCTCGCGGCACTGGGCGCGACGGGCGGGTACGTCAACTACATCGACGCGAGCTTGCCCGACTGGGGTACCGCCTACTACGGGGACAACCTGGCCCGCCTGAAGGACGTGTCGCGGTGCTACGACCCGGACCAGGTCTTCGCCTTCCCCCAGTCGGTGGCCCTGGCCTGAGGCCGGCTCCCGACGGCGGTAGGGCCATTTCCGCGGATGCGGATGAGGAACTCGACACGACTCCGCCTGACCTCGCGCATGCTTGATCAGCATCTTGTTGAATGCTAAATTAAATCTCGCTGAGGCCGCCGCCGCAGCCCGACGGCAGGAGGAACGATGACGACTCAGGTGACGGACAACCCCGACCGGTCGCGGTTCGAGATCACCGACGACGGGGAACTCGCCGGCTTCGCCGAGTACTTCCGGCCCGAGAACGAGAACGAGATCGCGTTCATCCACACCGAGATCGACCCCGCCTTCGCCGGCCGCGGCCTGGCCGGCATCCTGGCCCGCGCCGCCCTCGACGCCGCCCGGGAGCAGGGCGCGGACGTGCTCCCCTACTGCCCCTTCATCCGCGGCTGGCTGGGCAAGCACCCGGAGTACGTCGACCTGGTGCCGCAGGCCCAGCGCACCCGCTTCGGCCTGTGACCACCGCCCGGGCCACCGACGCCGCTCCGGAGTCCATCCGGGGCGGCGGGGCTCCGAGGCTCGCCCGGTGGGTCAGCAGCCGGATCCGGAGTGCCAGCCGGACCACCAGTTGACGATCTGGTGGTTGTTGGGGTCGTTCTCGAGGACCAACTCGCCGACGCAGGTGCCGACACCGTTGACCCGCACCGGGCCGGCGTAGGTGGAGTAGTTGCCGGGGTCGTACCCACCGGACCCCCGCGGCCCGTTCTCGGCGCTGAGCGAGATCTGGGTGAACGTCTTGACCCCCGCGTACTCCGACTTCACGAAGACGGAGCAGTTGTCGGTGCCGTCCCAGTAGTCGTAGACCCAACCCGCCTCGTGGCCGCTCATGTCGGTCACCATGCCCGACCACGAGAAGTTGCCCGCACTGGAAGCCCTGCGCGTCCAGGAACCGCTGCTGCATCGGGTGCAGCTCGCCGTCCTTGGCCAGGCTCTCGACGGTGGTGACCGAGCGGCCCCCGGCCCGGACCGCCGGGTAGATGCAGCTGTGCACGGGCCGGCCGTCGACTTGCACGGTGCACGCACCGCAGTCACCGGCGTCGCAGCCCTTCTTGACCCCGAACCAGCCGCGCTCGCGCAGGTAGGTGCGCAGGCACTGGCCGGGGCGCGGCTCGGCGTCGAAGTCCTGGTCGTTGACGCGGATCTCGAAGCTCATCGTCCGACCTCCTCGGTAAGTTCTCGGCGGATCTCCTCGGCGAAGCGGAAGGTCATGTGCCGTCGCCAGGCGGGGAGTCCGTGGATGTCGTCGAAGTACTCCCCCGGCTCGACCGCGTACTCGACCGCCTCGCGCACCGCCTCCGCGTTCGGCGGCACCGGGAAGCGCAGCTGGATCGGCCGCACGGTGGAGGCCGTGATGGTGAGGGTCAGGGTGCCGTCGAAGGGGTCGAGCGCGCCGATCACCAGCGCGCCCGAGCGGCCCAGCCCGTAGAGCGAGGCCTGCCGGAACGCCGTCCGGCTGCGCAGCGCACGGGCCGGAACGGTGATCGAACG is a genomic window of Kitasatospora azatica KCTC 9699 containing:
- a CDS encoding thiopeptide-type bacteriocin biosynthesis protein; amino-acid sequence: MADWHSFHLFLHSDTEEVDRFLADELAPLLDQLVAEGRADAWFFIRYGEGGPHLRVRVRGLQPAAAAELPATLGRLSKAVPAVDGPWPSNHGEVRLMPYVPETDRYGGAAALPEAEEVFTVSSRVAVLALRRPQGGAGRLALGVDLAHTTALALGMDRLAAAQWLRRHAASWRWVTEVPLLPGAAVHARVNSVFALQHDALVQRAAALRAGLEQRTAEPWLLDWASRVGDSEVREPWVWASQLHMLFNRLGITPDEERAICRLAARTLLDAGEVPSFFPTGHRAPDRQYLERSKFQAGRTQDSALRTLPPADLAGSDQPLPGDLALPAGPLPARSLHQAFTARVSARGPLLGPLSAATLGTLLWSCHAESHRTEQRLPDGTTRTVAHRPYPSAGALYTARLRLIALEVDGLPPGTYQCLPEQRALRPIGPAPSVAELTALSSYFSRPADDPDLVGIDQAPAVLGLYVDFGLLRRRYGLRALRLGLLEAGHLAQTLLLGATALGLSSIPLAGFLDDLAHELFSLDDLDQPLQYLLPLGSASTVPVMGDLAD
- a CDS encoding FAD-binding oxidoreductase: MTIDRRGFLSALGLGGALAVTGTGGVARAATGGTARSVVPVRPAVDARGLRASAWQRLPGVAPEPPDWSALKARLAGRLLLPQDQGYGTARLGYNELNDGQLPAAVARCTSASDVQACLDAARGHGVPIAARSGGHSYLGYSVPNGGLVMDLRPMARVQVLPDGTARVGAGARLIEVYAALAQAGRLLPAGSCPTVGVGGLTLGGGIGVLTRKYGLTCDRLSGRDEVHGGLRQRHHRAVPPGLRGRAAAPGLLRRRLPDPGRSTRRVWRS
- a CDS encoding BBE domain-containing protein, with protein sequence MTGHSGIDLLLDALGGAVAELAPDATAFPHRSALASAQVYASATPADRDTTTAAVDAIRDGLAALGATGGYVNYIDASLPDWGTAYYGDNLARLKDVSRCYDPDQVFAFPQSVALA
- a CDS encoding GNAT family N-acetyltransferase, with translation MTTQVTDNPDRSRFEITDDGELAGFAEYFRPENENEIAFIHTEIDPAFAGRGLAGILARAALDAAREQGADVLPYCPFIRGWLGKHPEYVDLVPQAQRTRFGL